One Mycobacteroides salmoniphilum DNA segment encodes these proteins:
- a CDS encoding WXG100 family type VII secretion target, with translation MSQITFNYPAMLAHAGEMNTYSGVLTALGADLAAQQASLQAVWHGDTSMSQAAWQAQWNTAMEELIRAYRAMGTTHETNTLSMNARDMAEGAKWGA, from the coding sequence ATGTCGCAGATCACGTTCAACTACCCCGCGATGCTCGCCCACGCCGGCGAGATGAACACCTACTCCGGTGTACTGACCGCCCTGGGCGCCGACCTGGCCGCCCAGCAGGCCTCCCTGCAGGCCGTCTGGCACGGCGATACCTCCATGAGCCAAGCCGCCTGGCAGGCCCAATGGAACACCGCCATGGAAGAACTCATCCGCGCCTACCGCGCCATGGGCACCACCCACGAAACCAACACCCTGTCCATGAACGCCCGCGACATGGCCGAAGGAGCCAAATGGGGCGCATAA
- a CDS encoding glutathionylspermidine synthase family protein codes for MRREHARPRPGWEETVVSQGMCYGTPARMADGSDRPYWDESVHYVFDMDEVLSLEATVEVLHSMCLDAVEHVILTGRYRDFGVPEWSWEHIEKSWRRRDPHLYGRFDLRYDGRRPPVLLEYNADTPTSLLEASILQWHWKTDVFPEDDQWNSLHEQLVARWTQISKQLAGTETHFTWSSADQTGEDNVTLAYLQECAAEAGINTVGLPIEDIGWDHDLNRLVDLEEAPIESIFKLYPWEWILDDDFGRHALDLLPETLWIEPLWKTLLSNKAILAVLWEMYPGHPNLLPAYLDNPHELTEYVRKPKLGREGANITVVGAGYETATGGVYGEEGYVYQLLDPLPEFDGMRPVLGAWIVGDESAGLGIRETAGLITDDGAAFVPHRIPAQ; via the coding sequence ATGCGGCGTGAGCACGCGCGGCCCCGCCCCGGTTGGGAAGAAACCGTTGTCTCCCAGGGAATGTGTTACGGCACGCCCGCGCGGATGGCGGACGGTAGCGACCGTCCCTACTGGGACGAGTCGGTCCACTACGTCTTCGACATGGACGAGGTGCTGTCCCTAGAAGCCACCGTCGAAGTGCTGCACTCCATGTGCCTGGACGCAGTCGAGCATGTGATCCTCACCGGGCGCTACCGAGATTTCGGGGTGCCGGAATGGTCCTGGGAACACATCGAAAAGTCTTGGCGCCGAAGAGATCCCCATCTGTACGGGCGCTTCGACCTGCGATATGACGGACGGCGGCCACCGGTCCTGCTCGAGTACAACGCCGATACCCCCACCTCATTGCTGGAGGCGTCGATCCTGCAGTGGCACTGGAAAACGGATGTGTTCCCCGAGGACGACCAGTGGAACTCCCTGCATGAACAGCTGGTCGCACGCTGGACGCAGATCAGTAAGCAACTTGCCGGTACGGAGACACATTTCACCTGGTCATCGGCGGACCAGACCGGTGAAGACAACGTGACCCTGGCGTATCTGCAGGAGTGTGCGGCCGAGGCCGGGATCAACACGGTGGGCCTGCCCATCGAGGATATCGGCTGGGATCACGACCTCAACCGGCTCGTGGACCTCGAAGAGGCGCCGATCGAATCGATCTTCAAACTGTATCCGTGGGAGTGGATCCTCGACGATGACTTCGGCCGCCACGCCCTGGACCTTCTGCCCGAGACGCTGTGGATCGAGCCGCTGTGGAAAACGCTCTTGAGCAACAAGGCGATTCTTGCGGTTCTGTGGGAGATGTACCCCGGCCACCCCAATCTGCTGCCGGCCTATCTCGACAACCCACACGAGCTGACCGAGTACGTCCGTAAGCCGAAACTTGGGCGAGAAGGGGCCAACATCACCGTGGTGGGAGCGGGCTATGAGACGGCCACCGGCGGTGTCTACGGTGAGGAAGGCTACGTCTACCAGTTGCTCGACCCGCTGCCGGAGTTTGACGGCATGAGGCCCGTCCTCGGTGCCTGGATAGTCGGCGACGAATCGGCGGGGCTGGGGATACGGGAGACAGCCGGCCTGATCACCGACGATGGCGCCGCGTTCGTTCCGCACCGGATTCCAGCTCAATAG
- the hrpA gene encoding ATP-dependent RNA helicase HrpA yields the protein MSELSRSALRTRLDGLTIRDASRLGRRLKNQRDADPDALAKLAEQFAAAEALVATRTAAIPVITYPDLPVSAHREELARAISAHQVVVVAGATGSGKTTQLPKICLELGRGIRGTIGHTQPRRLAARTVAERIAEELGTPLGETVGYTVRFTDQASDRTLVKLMTDGILLAEIQRDRRLLRYDTLILDEAHERSLNIDFLLGYLRELLPRRPDLKVIVTSATIEPQRFSAHFGDAPIVEVSGRTYPVEIRYRPLEVPASGESGTKADDEPDDPDHEIVRTEIRDQTEAIAEAVRELESEPPGDVLVFLSGEREIRDTAETLRGAFRNTEVLPLYARLPTAEQHKVFQPHTGRRVVLATNVAETSLTVPGIRYVIDPGTARISRYSRRTKVQRLPIEPISQASAAQRSGRSGRTAPGVCIRLYSERDFEARPRYTDPEVLRTNLAAVILQMAALQLGDIENFPFLDPPDKRSIRDGVQLLQELGAFDTAGTITELGRRLARLPLDPRIGRMILQADTEGCVEEILVLAAALSIPDPRERPADREEAARQKHARFADDHSDFTAYLNLWRYIQDQRSQLSGSAFRRMCRDEFLHYLRIREWQDLVGQLRSIARDLGIRESGEPADPALVHAALIAGLLSHIGLREGDTRDYSGARNTKFVLAPGSVLTKKPPRWVVVADLVETSRLFGRVAARIEPQSVERIAGDLVQRAYSEPHWDAERGSVMAFERVTLYGLPLVPRRRVGYAQVDPELARELFIRHALVEGDWQSKHHFLRDNTRLLEELSELEDKARRRDLLVGDDEIFALYAARIPADAVSATHFDAWWRKQRHKTPDLLTFTRNDLLRAGDAAADMPDTWRAGDVALPVSYRFEPGAADDGVSVHIPVEVLARLGGDEFAWHVPALREELVTALIRSLPKDLRRNFVPAPDTARVVLESLEPGAEPLVYALGRELHRLTGIRVPTEAFDLDKVPPHLRVTFIIESADGSEVARDKNLEALQQQLAGSTRQAVAAVVAGEWERDGLRGWPEDLAELPRTVEQVSGGHTVRGYPALVDTGTAVDIHVFATASEQRAAMAAGTRRLLRLSIPSPMKTVERGLDPRSKLMLSSNPDGSLAALLDDCADAAVDLLAPAPVWTRAEFTTLRDHAAQNLAATTLDIVRRAEKVVTAWSEVQVALPTKVPAVQADAIADMREQLARLLEGGFVAATGAARLADLARYVTAIGNRLERLPQGVEADRERMQRVHTVEDTYDDLLRDLPAGRADDPDVRDIAWFIEELRVSLWAQQLGTARAVSEQRILKAINAAR from the coding sequence GTGTCCGAATTGTCCCGTTCCGCGTTGCGCACGCGCCTCGACGGACTGACCATTCGCGACGCATCTCGGCTCGGGCGCCGTCTCAAGAATCAACGTGACGCGGACCCCGACGCGCTGGCGAAACTCGCCGAACAGTTCGCCGCCGCCGAGGCCCTGGTCGCCACCCGGACCGCTGCGATCCCCGTTATCACGTACCCGGATCTGCCCGTCAGCGCACACCGCGAGGAACTCGCCCGGGCGATCTCCGCGCATCAGGTTGTCGTCGTCGCCGGCGCGACCGGATCGGGAAAAACCACCCAGCTTCCCAAGATCTGCCTGGAGCTGGGCCGCGGCATCCGCGGCACCATCGGGCACACCCAGCCGCGCCGGCTGGCGGCACGCACCGTCGCCGAGCGCATCGCCGAGGAGCTGGGTACTCCGCTCGGTGAGACCGTGGGCTACACCGTCAGATTCACCGATCAGGCCAGCGATCGCACCCTCGTCAAACTGATGACCGACGGCATCCTGCTCGCAGAGATCCAGCGCGACCGGCGACTGCTGCGTTATGACACGCTCATCCTCGACGAGGCGCATGAGCGCAGCCTCAACATCGACTTCCTGCTCGGCTATCTGCGCGAGCTGCTGCCGCGGCGGCCCGACCTGAAGGTCATCGTCACCTCGGCAACCATTGAGCCACAGCGATTTTCGGCACATTTCGGCGACGCACCCATCGTCGAAGTCTCCGGCCGGACGTACCCTGTCGAGATTCGTTACCGGCCACTGGAAGTCCCCGCATCCGGCGAGTCCGGTACGAAAGCTGACGACGAACCCGATGACCCCGATCACGAGATCGTCCGTACCGAGATACGCGACCAGACCGAAGCCATCGCCGAAGCCGTCCGCGAGCTGGAGAGCGAGCCGCCCGGGGACGTGCTGGTGTTCCTGTCCGGCGAGCGTGAGATCCGGGATACCGCCGAGACCCTGCGCGGCGCCTTTCGTAACACCGAGGTACTTCCGCTGTACGCGCGGCTGCCCACAGCCGAGCAGCACAAGGTCTTTCAGCCTCACACCGGTCGGCGCGTGGTACTGGCCACCAACGTCGCCGAAACCTCGCTGACCGTTCCTGGCATCCGGTATGTCATCGACCCCGGCACCGCACGCATCTCCCGCTACAGCCGACGCACCAAGGTGCAGCGCCTGCCCATCGAACCCATCTCTCAGGCGTCGGCCGCGCAGCGCTCCGGCCGGTCCGGACGGACCGCGCCCGGCGTGTGCATCAGGCTGTACTCCGAGCGGGATTTTGAGGCCCGACCCCGATACACCGATCCGGAGGTGCTGCGAACCAACCTTGCCGCCGTCATCCTGCAGATGGCGGCCTTGCAACTCGGTGATATCGAGAACTTCCCCTTCCTGGATCCGCCCGACAAGCGCAGCATCCGCGACGGTGTGCAGCTGCTGCAGGAACTGGGCGCCTTCGACACCGCCGGCACCATCACCGAGCTGGGGCGCCGGCTGGCGCGCCTACCCCTTGACCCGCGCATCGGGCGGATGATTCTGCAGGCCGATACCGAAGGCTGCGTCGAGGAGATCCTGGTGCTCGCGGCAGCATTGTCGATTCCCGATCCGCGCGAGCGCCCGGCAGACCGCGAGGAAGCCGCCCGCCAAAAACATGCCCGGTTCGCCGACGACCATTCCGACTTCACCGCCTACCTCAATCTCTGGCGGTATATCCAGGATCAACGAAGCCAACTCTCGGGCAGTGCGTTTCGGCGTATGTGCCGGGACGAGTTTCTGCATTACCTGCGTATCCGGGAATGGCAGGACCTGGTGGGCCAGTTGCGCAGCATCGCGCGCGACCTCGGCATTCGAGAGTCGGGGGAGCCAGCCGACCCGGCCCTTGTCCACGCCGCATTGATCGCCGGGCTGCTGTCCCACATCGGGTTACGCGAGGGCGACACCCGCGACTACTCCGGCGCGCGTAACACCAAATTCGTGCTGGCTCCCGGTTCGGTGCTCACCAAGAAGCCCCCGCGGTGGGTGGTCGTCGCCGACCTGGTGGAGACCAGCCGATTGTTCGGCCGGGTCGCGGCACGCATCGAGCCGCAATCGGTCGAGCGAATCGCCGGGGATCTGGTGCAGCGCGCCTACAGCGAGCCGCACTGGGACGCCGAGCGCGGCTCGGTGATGGCCTTCGAGCGGGTAACGCTGTACGGGCTGCCCCTGGTGCCCCGCCGCCGCGTGGGTTACGCGCAAGTCGATCCGGAGCTGGCCCGCGAATTGTTCATCAGGCACGCCCTCGTGGAGGGCGACTGGCAGAGCAAGCACCACTTCCTGCGAGACAACACGCGATTGCTGGAAGAGCTGTCCGAGCTCGAGGACAAAGCTCGCCGCCGCGACCTGCTGGTGGGCGATGACGAGATCTTCGCGCTGTATGCGGCGCGTATTCCCGCGGACGCGGTGTCCGCAACGCACTTTGATGCCTGGTGGCGCAAGCAACGGCACAAGACACCGGATCTGCTGACATTCACCCGTAACGATCTGCTGCGCGCCGGGGACGCGGCCGCCGACATGCCCGACACCTGGCGAGCGGGCGACGTGGCGCTGCCGGTCAGCTATCGATTCGAACCGGGCGCGGCCGACGACGGCGTGTCCGTGCACATCCCGGTGGAAGTTCTTGCCCGTCTCGGCGGTGATGAATTTGCCTGGCATGTACCGGCTTTACGCGAAGAGCTGGTCACCGCCCTCATCCGCTCGCTGCCCAAGGATCTGCGCCGCAACTTCGTTCCCGCACCCGATACCGCCCGCGTGGTGCTCGAAAGCCTCGAACCCGGCGCCGAACCGCTGGTGTATGCCTTGGGGCGCGAGCTGCATCGGCTCACCGGCATCCGCGTCCCCACCGAAGCCTTCGACCTGGACAAGGTGCCCCCACACCTGCGGGTGACCTTCATCATCGAGTCCGCCGACGGCTCCGAGGTGGCGCGCGACAAGAATCTCGAAGCACTGCAACAGCAGCTCGCGGGTTCTACCCGCCAGGCCGTGGCGGCAGTGGTGGCGGGGGAGTGGGAACGCGACGGCCTACGTGGCTGGCCCGAAGATCTAGCCGAATTGCCCCGCACTGTGGAACAAGTCAGCGGTGGGCACACCGTGCGCGGATACCCGGCCCTGGTGGACACGGGCACCGCCGTGGACATCCACGTGTTCGCCACCGCCTCCGAGCAGCGGGCAGCCATGGCAGCCGGCACCCGGCGCCTGCTGCGGCTGTCCATTCCGTCGCCCATGAAAACCGTTGAAAGAGGCTTAGACCCGCGCTCCAAGCTGATGCTCTCCTCAAATCCGGACGGCTCGCTGGCGGCTCTGCTCGATGATTGCGCCGACGCTGCAGTCGATCTGCTGGCGCCCGCACCGGTCTGGACCCGGGCAGAGTTCACCACGCTTCGAGACCACGCCGCACAGAATCTGGCGGCGACCACGCTCGATATCGTGCGCCGTGCCGAGAAGGTGGTGACGGCCTGGAGCGAGGTGCAGGTGGCCCTGCCCACCAAAGTGCCTGCGGTGCAAGCCGATGCGATCGCCGACATGCGCGAACAACTTGCCAGGTTGCTCGAGGGCGGGTTCGTCGCGGCCACCGGTGCGGCGCGGCTGGCAGACCTGGCACGCTACGTCACCGCGATCGGGAATCGACTGGAGCGCCTACCGCAGGGCGTGGAAGCGGACCGCGAGCGCATGCAACGCGTGCACACCGTGGAAGACACCTACGACGACCTACTGCGCGACCTGCCCGCCGGGCGCGCAGACGATCCCGACGTCAGGGACATCGCATGGTTCATCGAGGAGCTGCGCGTGAGCCTGTGGGCCCAGCAGCTCGGTACCGCGCGAGCCGTCAGCGAGCAGCGAATCCTCAAGGCCATCAACGCCGCTCGCTAA
- a CDS encoding PPE family protein has protein sequence MTAPIWMASPPEVHSALLSAGPGPGALLAAAAQWQALSAQYTTAATELTQLLAATGAGPWQGPSATQYVASHTPYLAWLTQQSAMSATNAVLQETAAAGYTTALAAMPTLAELAANHMIHGVLMATNFFGINMIPIALNEADYIRMWVQAATAMSVYQGVSGAALAATAPTQPSPMIMAPGGEMSRMSADMMSMSAQPQALESGTALDNSNNMIDQLMRFLTNPLGTLQDMIEDFMKNPIAALIAWFPLLFLIAYEAFFIPFGFTFWGVLLSAPAWLPIVLGLALSALAPPAGVEEPGHEDEPGREPARIERRNPQQVLQLAHVPSTPSMPGGSSSAPTTPSSPASSPAASAPVTPAYMVYAVREDPPPVRFGPTLNEGAGAKAPAAGISAAAAAAASARSRARRKRGARIKDPAPQFMDMNSTVDPDFSGPAARQSAAVGASARGSGRLGFAGTVPRTTSTTTAAGLIEREAAAGAVDGTRTTPMLPTTWGTDANLDPEDSAEGGPAPDRP, from the coding sequence GTGACTGCTCCGATTTGGATGGCTTCTCCCCCCGAGGTGCATTCGGCGCTGTTGAGCGCCGGGCCCGGGCCGGGAGCACTGTTGGCGGCTGCCGCCCAGTGGCAGGCACTCTCCGCGCAATACACCACTGCGGCAACGGAGTTGACGCAGCTGCTCGCTGCCACCGGCGCCGGGCCATGGCAGGGGCCCAGTGCCACGCAGTATGTTGCCAGCCATACGCCCTACCTGGCCTGGCTTACCCAGCAGAGCGCGATGAGCGCGACCAACGCGGTGTTGCAGGAGACTGCTGCGGCCGGCTACACCACGGCGCTGGCCGCCATGCCCACGTTGGCCGAGCTGGCCGCCAACCACATGATCCACGGCGTGCTGATGGCCACCAATTTCTTTGGTATCAACATGATTCCGATCGCGTTGAATGAGGCCGATTACATCCGGATGTGGGTCCAGGCCGCCACCGCCATGAGCGTGTACCAGGGTGTTTCGGGTGCGGCCCTGGCCGCGACGGCGCCGACGCAGCCTTCGCCGATGATCATGGCGCCGGGCGGCGAGATGTCTCGCATGTCCGCGGACATGATGTCGATGTCCGCGCAGCCGCAAGCCCTCGAATCCGGCACCGCGCTGGATAACAGCAACAACATGATCGATCAGCTCATGCGGTTCTTGACCAATCCGCTGGGCACGCTCCAGGACATGATCGAAGACTTCATGAAGAACCCGATCGCCGCGCTTATCGCGTGGTTCCCGTTGTTGTTCCTCATCGCCTACGAAGCGTTCTTCATCCCCTTCGGGTTCACCTTCTGGGGCGTCTTGCTCTCCGCGCCTGCGTGGTTGCCGATTGTGCTGGGGCTCGCGCTGTCGGCGCTGGCTCCGCCCGCCGGAGTTGAAGAGCCCGGCCATGAAGATGAGCCCGGCCGCGAGCCTGCACGGATCGAGCGCAGAAACCCGCAACAGGTCCTGCAACTCGCGCACGTCCCCTCGACACCCTCAATGCCGGGAGGCTCGTCCTCGGCTCCGACCACCCCGAGTAGCCCGGCGTCCTCACCGGCGGCATCGGCACCTGTGACTCCGGCGTACATGGTGTACGCGGTGCGTGAGGATCCGCCTCCGGTGCGGTTTGGGCCGACGTTGAATGAGGGTGCCGGCGCGAAGGCGCCGGCGGCGGGGATTTCGGCGGCGGCCGCCGCGGCGGCCTCGGCGCGTTCGCGGGCGCGCCGTAAGCGTGGGGCTCGGATCAAGGATCCGGCCCCGCAGTTCATGGACATGAATTCGACGGTGGATCCGGACTTTTCCGGGCCGGCCGCACGACAGAGCGCAGCCGTCGGAGCTTCGGCGCGCGGGTCAGGCAGGCTCGGTTTCGCCGGGACAGTGCCCAGGACCACCTCCACGACCACGGCGGCCGGACTGATCGAACGCGAAGCAGCCGCCGGTGCCGTGGACGGCACCCGCACCACACCGATGCTGCCTACTACCTGGGGCACCGATGCAAACCTGGACCCCGAGGACAGCGCTGAAGGGGGGCCAGCACCTGATCGGCCATAG
- a CDS encoding DUF350 domain-containing protein: MNAAGYWSIVAHGAAAIWLYAAVGFVLMVVGFFVLDWTTPGPLRQMVRVGLPNAAVITAAGLLSQAFVIVLAIYTASGNIVEGLLRTLVFGLIGIAAQTICIRLIEWVVGLDVGDLLAHKRFTPATLVVAAAYVAVGLIIAAAIL; encoded by the coding sequence ATGAACGCTGCAGGGTATTGGTCGATAGTCGCGCACGGGGCCGCAGCAATCTGGCTTTACGCGGCAGTCGGTTTCGTGCTGATGGTCGTGGGATTCTTTGTGCTGGACTGGACAACTCCCGGTCCGCTGCGGCAGATGGTCCGCGTGGGCCTGCCCAACGCCGCCGTGATCACCGCGGCGGGACTCCTCTCGCAGGCGTTCGTGATCGTGCTCGCCATCTATACCGCGTCGGGGAACATCGTCGAAGGACTGTTGCGCACTCTGGTGTTTGGACTCATCGGTATTGCGGCACAGACGATCTGCATCAGGCTGATCGAGTGGGTGGTGGGCCTCGATGTTGGAGATTTGTTGGCGCACAAGAGGTTCACACCCGCAACCCTCGTTGTCGCCGCCGCTTACGTGGCCGTGGGTCTGATTATCGCCGCTGCGATTCTGTGA
- a CDS encoding FhaA domain-containing protein, which produces MGIVQRFERKLEDVVGDAFARVFGGSIVPQEVQASLRREAADGVRSAGEGRLLTPNEFFVLLSTGDHEKAADDRDLNPDTFAEHLREYIRDQGWQTYGEVVVRFEQSPNLHTGQFRTRGVVNPDTKRDRTHGAVTTAPSTPDSQPGASMTDNPGPQQGRPGEEYGREDDRYGRPDQDPRGQQPPQGDQGYPPRQGGYEGGGYGQGQQHGQDYGRPPAGYEQGGYPPRPPQQGGYEQGGRGGYDQGGYGGPAQGGGDYGRPPAPPQQGGYPAPPQQGGYGEPPRPNYGEYEQGGGYGAPQGPPPGQDYGRPPAYPQQGGYGAPPQQGGYGSPQGGYGEPEYGDYEHGGYQSSPDYGAPTGGGAGSGRTTITLQLDDGSGRTYQLREGTNVIGRGQDAQFRLPDTGVSRRHLEVRFDGHAALLSDLNSTNGTTVNNAPVTEWQLADGDIIRLGHSEIIVRVQ; this is translated from the coding sequence ATGGGAATTGTCCAGCGCTTCGAGCGCAAGCTTGAAGACGTGGTCGGCGATGCCTTCGCGCGCGTATTCGGCGGCAGCATCGTTCCCCAGGAAGTGCAGGCCTCGCTGCGACGCGAGGCCGCCGACGGAGTCAGGTCCGCGGGCGAGGGGCGGCTGCTGACTCCCAATGAGTTCTTCGTTCTCCTCAGCACCGGAGATCACGAGAAAGCGGCCGACGACCGCGATCTCAACCCAGACACGTTCGCCGAACACCTGCGCGAATATATTCGCGATCAGGGGTGGCAAACGTATGGTGAAGTTGTTGTCCGATTCGAACAATCACCGAACTTGCACACCGGCCAGTTTCGCACGCGCGGTGTGGTCAATCCCGATACCAAGCGGGACCGTACGCACGGCGCCGTGACGACTGCCCCTTCGACCCCGGATTCACAACCAGGAGCATCCATGACTGACAACCCAGGTCCCCAGCAGGGACGCCCCGGCGAAGAGTACGGCCGGGAGGACGACCGGTACGGGCGTCCCGATCAGGATCCGCGCGGTCAGCAGCCCCCACAAGGCGACCAGGGATACCCCCCGCGCCAGGGCGGCTACGAAGGCGGCGGCTACGGACAGGGCCAGCAGCACGGTCAGGACTACGGTCGCCCACCGGCCGGCTACGAGCAGGGCGGCTACCCACCGCGCCCGCCACAGCAGGGCGGATATGAGCAAGGTGGCCGCGGTGGTTACGACCAGGGCGGGTACGGAGGCCCTGCCCAAGGCGGCGGGGACTACGGTCGCCCACCGGCGCCTCCGCAGCAAGGTGGCTACCCCGCCCCGCCGCAACAGGGCGGATACGGTGAGCCTCCTCGCCCCAACTACGGCGAGTACGAGCAGGGCGGTGGGTACGGCGCACCGCAAGGTCCTCCTCCGGGCCAGGACTACGGTCGTCCCCCCGCGTACCCACAGCAGGGTGGCTACGGCGCCCCGCCGCAGCAGGGCGGATACGGATCGCCCCAGGGTGGTTACGGGGAGCCCGAATACGGCGACTACGAACACGGCGGCTACCAGAGCAGCCCCGACTACGGCGCCCCGACCGGAGGCGGCGCTGGGTCCGGACGTACCACCATCACCTTGCAGCTGGACGACGGCAGCGGCCGCACCTACCAATTACGCGAGGGCACCAATGTGATCGGCCGCGGCCAGGACGCCCAGTTCCGGCTGCCGGACACTGGCGTCTCGCGTCGTCACCTCGAGGTGCGCTTCGACGGGCATGCCGCATTGCTGTCGGATCTCAACTCGACCAACGGCACCACGGTCAACAACGCCCCCGTCACCGAGTGGCAGTTGGCTGACGGCGACATCATCCGGCTGGGCCACTCCGAGATCATCGTTCGGGTGCAGTAG
- a CDS encoding PE family protein — MNLNVVPEGLLATSVAVEALTARLAAAHAAAAPVIGAVVPPAADPVSLETAAGFSARGMEHSGVAAQAVEELGRAGLGVSESAASYTTGDMQAAVTYMIARG, encoded by the coding sequence ATGAATCTCAATGTCGTTCCGGAAGGTCTGCTCGCCACGAGTGTGGCCGTGGAAGCACTGACCGCACGGTTGGCGGCCGCTCATGCCGCGGCCGCTCCGGTGATCGGTGCCGTGGTTCCGCCCGCCGCCGACCCGGTGTCGTTGGAGACCGCTGCCGGATTCAGTGCGCGCGGCATGGAGCACTCCGGTGTGGCCGCCCAGGCCGTCGAGGAACTGGGACGGGCCGGGCTGGGCGTCTCGGAGTCCGCGGCCAGTTACACCACCGGTGACATGCAGGCCGCCGTCACCTACATGATCGCGCGGGGTTAG
- a CDS encoding TetR/AcrR family transcriptional regulator, which produces MPRQEREQWILTAAGVEFGESTFAASSMNGIAARAGVSKALVLAYFGSKEDLYVACVERAGELLATAIGDALAGSPARAEVAEAVLTAIFTTLENRRSDWPVLYDRTVPSGRARDAARRQRTILREQAAAAVTRTLGAVGLSDDDDLSAATLVWENMVSALVQWWRHHPERSADEMAGRARRVLMALSDRAVDEL; this is translated from the coding sequence ATGCCTCGTCAGGAACGGGAGCAATGGATCCTGACCGCCGCCGGGGTTGAGTTCGGGGAATCGACCTTTGCGGCGTCGAGCATGAACGGGATTGCGGCGCGCGCAGGGGTGTCCAAGGCTCTCGTGTTGGCCTATTTCGGGTCCAAAGAGGATCTCTATGTCGCGTGCGTCGAACGTGCCGGGGAGCTACTGGCCACCGCGATCGGCGACGCATTGGCGGGATCGCCGGCGCGTGCGGAGGTCGCCGAGGCGGTGCTGACGGCAATCTTCACCACGCTCGAGAACCGGCGCAGTGATTGGCCGGTCCTTTACGACAGGACGGTGCCGAGCGGGCGGGCCCGGGATGCCGCCCGGCGGCAGCGGACCATTCTGCGCGAACAGGCCGCCGCCGCGGTGACCAGAACGCTTGGGGCCGTGGGGCTCAGCGATGACGACGACCTTTCGGCGGCGACGCTCGTCTGGGAAAACATGGTCTCGGCGTTGGTTCAATGGTGGCGGCACCACCCCGAGCGTTCCGCCGATGAGATGGCCGGACGCGCGCGGAGGGTTCTCATGGCGTTGTCGGACCGCGCTGTCGACGAACTTTGA
- a CDS encoding type VII secretion protein EsxS yields MSLLDAHIPALVAAEGTFGAKTALMRSTISQAEQAAMSAQAFHVGESSVAFQAAHARFVEVAAKVNALLDIAQINLGDAAATYVAEDAAAASRYIGV; encoded by the coding sequence ATGAGTTTGCTTGATGCACATATTCCGGCTTTGGTGGCCGCTGAGGGCACTTTCGGTGCCAAGACCGCGTTGATGCGTTCGACGATTTCGCAGGCCGAGCAGGCCGCGATGTCGGCGCAGGCCTTCCATGTCGGTGAGTCCTCGGTGGCTTTCCAGGCCGCGCACGCCCGGTTCGTGGAAGTGGCCGCCAAGGTCAACGCGCTGCTCGATATCGCCCAGATCAACCTCGGTGATGCCGCCGCCACCTACGTGGCCGAGGACGCCGCCGCCGCCAGCCGCTACATCGGCGTCTAA